The following DNA comes from Plasmodium vivax chromosome 11, whole genome shotgun sequence.
aatTATGCCGTATGACTTTTACTATGCTACTAATTTATATGAAACTGTGCCATTTATGCTGTAAAgcttaagaaatataattcatttacGTGAATGAATgtgtgaataaaaattttcaaaataattagcgatcttataaaaaatataaaacaatattatatgtagattatgtaaatatatttttacgtaaaattaTGATGCCATGTTATGATAGGTTATGCACTTAGCATTGCCTCATCGCTTTTTATTTACCTTTAAAATTAGTATaatctttttgaaaaaatattttttggtattttatcgactgtattttttcttttatttatgtatttttaattatgccAAAACGATAAATCTGCgcattatataataacaattGATGTTTAGATTGAAAATAATGTTTACTAAATGCCTCaagggaaaaatgtgaaatgaaaaaaatggaataaatttttaattatataatacaatagaaaacaaaatatgtaACACTTTCATGATTAATATCTTTTGATAATATATCTATTTGTGATAATAGTTGATCGTTCCTAACTCTATTTGTTTCCTAATTTATATAGtgcattttacttttaaattattctgaaattataaatgtgttTAGTTTAAGACATTGCAATAACCGCTACTAGTTATAAGTAATAAAACAAAGATAATAGAATTGTAGAAAATTCTCCCGTTTTGAATTCCCAAACTAATTTAATCATGAACAATAATACACATTGTTCTTATGCAAAGTAGtgttgtatatataaacatttaaaaaagcgtatcaaaatattacataaattcATTAAATGAAATCACACGACAcgttaacaaaattttaaaataaatattatacgTTATTAGTACGTCTTTTTTCCACGTTCATAAATAACAGGTTTGCAAAGTAATAGTGTTTTACATTACAACATATTTTTGGATAACACAAtgacatatattttttaatacccctttttgttttaaaacaaaaacgtATTTATTTGCTTGATATGAGTACCACAGTAATGAACCTTGAAAGCACTGGTAGAACAATTcttataagtatatatttattcataatctaaattttaaacacagaaaaaactgaaaacAGGTAATTTGAGTAATAGCACATTTTGTAAACAGATATTTACACACGCTATATGTCCATAATTTCCCCATATTTGATGATTTCAAGCAAAAATGGCTGAAATAACTGAAGACGAATTGgtatattttgattttttattaaacgtATTATTTATGGAGCATCATTCCTATAGTATGAGCTTATTAAAGACAAAGAAAGACGCCTCTCAGAAAACAAGAGTTTAAATatcttaaaataattttttttttttcttaattttcaGGAAAATCTATTAAAGGATTTCCCTTCCCACAAGAActacgaaaaattaaataggAGTATTCAACATGTTTCGCGGCTTGCTGGGCACTGTGATAACATGAAAAAGTTTAATAACCGAGACTATGATATGAAGAATCTTTGCAAACGAATTGCTTGGAATCttgaaaatttatataatatccTTCCTTACAGAGACTCTAAGGTTCggtgttcatattttaatcattggatatataatgaaataaggAAACTGTTGGTTActgaatataattttaaaaaagatgagAGTGCTGTTTTTAAGTTACTCGATTTAGGATCTGATATGAATCGAAATTTACGAATAAATAGGTGTTCTTTTGAATAATACACCAATCATGATTTTCATGAATGGAAAGAAATGAAAGATCTGcatgattattttaagaaCTATACaactttaaaaagtaaaattgtTTCCGATTATGATAAATGCAATCTTTATAGCAAATATATTAAGtatattcttaaaatatatgatactCATAAATACGACTGTTGTGATTCTGATTGGCCGTATGATAGTGATTGTcctaaatattttaagtgcCATGGATATTACAATCCGGAGAGTCTCTTATCATTATTGAGATGTAATGATACTTCATTAGGTGCACATGTGCTAGAAAGGGTACCCGAAGAACCAAAATTTCGAGAGGAAAGTCGTGAGAGATTTAGACCACAAATTGAGAATCGAAGTGGCTCTTTTCCAGACATAGAAGTTCGtgaaataaaggaaaatggATTTCAAAATCCTGTTGTACCTGAAATAATGCGAGTAAAGGGTCCACAATTTCCCACAGAAGCAGCTCTCCGGAGACGCCTAGATACTTCTCGTTCTGAAGTAGATGGTTCAGAAGGTAACTTAGGTAGTAGGAATCGCAGATTAATGCAAACTACTAGAGCGCCAAGTCAAGAATATTTGGGGGAAGGCATTAGAAAAGAAGTTGATTATAAACCAGCAGTAACTGAGATTACTCACGTTCAGTACACGGAAAAAGAAGATGAAAAAGTAACCAGCGAAGGAGGGATCTCTTACCAATTAACTTCTGGCCCATATAGTGAATTAGGATAAACAACATATTCTTATACACCGTACCGTAGACACTTAGAAACGGAAGATAGAGGTACCTTTTCAGCATACAATGGTGAAAGTGAAATTTACACTAGTGGAGGTGGAAGTTACACTGAGATGTCCGAATATGGAGGAGATGAGCACACAACTTCAGGAGGGTTTAGTTCTCATTTCTCTAATATTCTCGAATCATTAAAAAACAATGTTTACACTGTTTCCATTGGCTCTGTAGCATCTGCGGGAttcttgtattttttttataattattttaaggtaattacaaaatatcttttacaatataaaaaatttaccttcagaaaatatttactattataaaattagtataatttacatgattttattttttcatttttacattagTCCAAGTCTAAATCAAGGCGAGAGAATAGAAGACAAAGAATGACatataataacaatttttatctaGATGAAGAGGAGTATCCGGAATTATCAGGGTATTCCTCAAATTTTGACTATTCAAATCCATATAACAGggatgtgcatattttttataataatgctTTATCTTCCGTGCTACCTGTAACATTTTACAATACtgcaaatggaaaatatgtGAAAGATTATACAGTTGATATCCTTAATGTTGTTGAGAAAAGCAGAAccatgttataaaaaaatatatatcaatttttttataacttgcctctcaatttttttgtcatctGAAAATTAACGCTCATATGTGTGTGGATgggtataaaaattttcacgGGCATACCTTCGTCGGTTAACAATTCGAATAATTGGCAGTTACTCAGTTGCACCTATTTTGGGAAAATCTTCACATGAAGGTTGCCACGCACAGATAGGGATGgctaaaaatgtgtgcatacataggagcatataaaaaaaacgtccaAACATATATACAGCGTAGTGGCACTACGAGTGTATacattacaaaaattttgacGAATTTGGAACTTTCTCCACTTAGCGGTATGAAGAGAATTTCCTAGTCGTAGCTTTGCAATTTCGAGGtctacaaaaaatgaaagcgtTTAAGCAGTCCCTTTCAACATTGTCCTAAGATGTGAATGCATTccaataaaaatgaaaaagagaaaaaaagggaggggagcTATTTTCTCGGGTAATCAATCACTCAAAATTTAACATTATGGAATAATGGTGGGCACCAAAGATGAAGACAAAATGAATCTGagtaatttataaataggAAGAATATAGCATAAGAATGGGCCAgttgttcaaaaaaaaaaattttcatttttgtgtttttgttaaaaatatggcTTGCCTTTCATGTGATATTTTTGCAAGAGAGCACATCGAAAGAAAGCTCCAATTTCGCACAGTTTTCCCAAATTTACATTccctattttgaaaaattatgattcTCAAGATTGGGCAAGATATGCGTCGTGAAAGGGACCAGGGGAGACACAATTCATTTTTCGTGCTAATTTCTCCCCCGGTAAAAATACCTCAtttgacaaaaaatgaattcattGCTAAAAAGTTTTTACTCTTCTGAGAGGTGAAGACATAAATTCGACATTATGGAAATGTCTAAATGGTGTTATTTTGCCGATTTAAGATTAATGTACCCAATTTGTCATCATCGATTGAgagtaaataaatttcccATTTCGAATTTAAAATGgtcctttaaaaaaggatTCTAACATGGATgcaaaaagaaggaacaaatcAGAGGTTCGTTTTTCTAGCATGTCAGTTTAAATGGAAAGAAggcataatatatttattttaatttttagaaGAAATTTAAAGgcacaaatttatattattaataaagaTGCattaaaatagtaatatttGAATGTTTAAATGTATTACAACACGAATGGCACTATCAAATAAGAGCAAGTAACTAAGTAGCATAATTAAAGTAACACAAATTAAGCATTTTAGACGTCTCGAATATTTAAAAGATacattaaaggaaaaacctgaaaaggatataaaaaaataaaaccgtTTATTCACCAATAGAAGTgtagatttttttaacgaaaCTTTAATATAGCGATAGCGGTTCAACTGACACGTCTAGTATAAGActaattttttgaatatctataattttgctatttttacatataggaagaacaattttttttttttatatttcgtTTTAGCAAAATTTTCCTTAATCTAGAAGAATGAACCTACATCTTAAGCTTATATACTTAATTAAAATAGTCCATTTATTTAACACTCTTGAAtcgtttttgtttatttttccttcgtATTTGTGTTCTTcgattttatattatttagcatattatttatttatttatttatttatttattttaatgatgCAACTTCCCCTTTATAGCATTATTTAGTCtcagaaaaaatagcatgtttattttttcatttttataaaaaacgtcTTTCtatcatttattataattcgTCAAATTTGCCTTATATGTTAAACGAAGTGTCATATTTTACTTTGTTTAATAATCTTATTAACGTTTATGATAATTATCCACATTTAAacacattttgaaatttcTTTTGACATGTATTCCTATAATTTCGTCTTTTCCTCTGGAATCTCACATTTTGACGAAAAATCATTTAACGTTTTTGATTATATATTCACTATActattacatttttccttaaaataATTGTCATAGTGATCAACTGTAGTATTTACCTCAGAATTAGATGgtaaaattgaaattaatttatttttcaaacatATTTGGAACATCGATAGTTCTACATTTTcagaatcattttttttctgacaTACATGCGGTAGATCAGTAGTAAATCTCAGGTATTTGTTATATTCCTTTAAATTAATTCCTGAATCGGATCATACAAGAGCGGTGGCAACTGAGTTAATTGTCTTGGGAAAGTAGTCTATTCTGATAAAGTGAAcccaattttattttgcatgcTAAGTGTATGCTTTAATTATAGTTAAAGaattaaattatgttaaGCGAAGTGACACGTAACATTATtcaatatgcatatttttgtaaccatcgaaatattttaattcacaacatttaaaaatgattttaacAATAGCACGTCATTTAGCAGAACGAACAATAAAGCTCATCTTTTGACATGATGAACAcctttaaattatttatatggaCAAATTTATAATGACAATGCTAATAttaaattgataaaaaattttaaaataaaagaattaatttaacatattttgtGAGAAAAAACAATTAGAGTCATATAAGGtagcatatgtatgtgtaattaaataagaaatatgAGTTGCATGGAATGAATAccattcatattttaaaaattggcaCTTTTTTCCTATCCATTTTATCTCAACGCTTCAAGTAGTATTCTGctttaaaattaca
Coding sequences within:
- a CDS encoding variable surface protein Vir24-related (encoded by transcript PVX_124712A); amino-acid sequence: MKKFNNRDYDMKNLCKRIAWNLENLYNILPYRDSKVRCSYFNHWIYNEIRKLLVTEYNFKKDESAVFKLLDLGSDMNRNLRINSKIVSDYDKCNLYSKYIKYILKIYDTHKYDCCDSDWPYDSDCPKYFKCHGYYNPESLLSLLRCNDTSLGAHVLERVPEEPKFREESRERFRPQIENRSGSFPDIEVREIKENGFQNPVVPEIMRVKGPQFPTEAALRRRLDTSRSEVDGSEGNLGSRNRRLMQTTRAPSQEYLGEGIRKEVDYKPAVTEITHVQYTEKEDEKVTSEGGISYQLTSGPYKTEDRGTFSAYNGESEIYTSGGGSYTEMSEYGGDEHTTSGGFSSHFSNILESLKNNVYTVSIGSVASAGFLYFFYNYFKVITKYLLQYKKFTFRKYLLL